A region from the Pseudonocardia petroleophila genome encodes:
- a CDS encoding TetR/AcrR family transcriptional regulator — MTTSRAPEDRRAARRAEIVTAAARIFADQGYAAVGMRDVAEAVGIRGASLYHHFASKEEILYAVCLSVTEEPNALNLPLLDAPGTLSHRLASLVRGHLRHLHRRRVEHLVGLHEMAALSPEHRAVIDDHRRWYQRRVRDCVAAGMAAGEFGVPDARLAAFAICDMLNGFSHWFHADRELALDDVVEGYVELVVGRLLGSPDFY, encoded by the coding sequence GTGACCACCTCCCGGGCGCCGGAGGACCGGCGGGCGGCGCGGCGGGCGGAGATCGTCACCGCCGCCGCCCGGATCTTCGCCGACCAGGGCTACGCCGCGGTCGGGATGCGCGACGTCGCCGAGGCGGTCGGGATCCGCGGCGCCAGCCTCTACCACCACTTCGCGTCCAAGGAGGAGATCCTCTACGCGGTCTGCCTCAGCGTCACCGAGGAGCCGAACGCCCTCAACCTGCCCCTGCTCGACGCCCCCGGCACCCTCTCGCACCGCCTCGCCTCGCTCGTCCGCGGCCACCTGCGGCACCTGCACCGGCGCCGCGTCGAGCACCTCGTCGGGCTGCACGAGATGGCCGCGCTGAGCCCCGAGCACCGGGCGGTGATCGACGACCACCGCCGCTGGTACCAGCGGCGGGTCCGCGACTGCGTCGCCGCCGGGATGGCGGCGGGGGAGTTCGGCGTGCCCGACGCCCGGCTGGCCGCGTTCGCGATCTGCGACATGCTCAACGGCTTCTCCCACTGGTTCCACGCCGACCGCGAGCTCGCCCTCGACGACGTCGTCGAGGGCTACGTCGAGCTCGTCGTCGGCCGGTTGCTGGGGTCGCCGGACTTCTACTGA
- the yidD gene encoding membrane protein insertion efficiency factor YidD → MGPGPDEETPEERRRRQREEERRRKAQRRQEDREDASDAVEGAADIVDAGSGIDVPIGRGGGGRSGRGGGSDGWGGGPGGSGGGSGVSGRSGGGSDPGWGCGGGGGGRSGGGGCDGCDCNLSLLALTRLSTLLLLAAAVLPDVGGGAPVRGLIRFYRRRLTRFTPRCPSTPSCSAYALTAVEERGVRRGLVLAARRIRECGASGSAAGRGQ, encoded by the coding sequence ATGGGGCCCGGGCCCGACGAGGAGACCCCCGAGGAACGGCGACGGCGACAGCGGGAGGAGGAGCGGCGTCGTAAGGCGCAGCGGCGGCAGGAGGACCGGGAGGACGCCTCCGACGCGGTCGAGGGAGCCGCCGACATCGTGGACGCCGGGTCCGGTATCGACGTGCCGATCGGCCGCGGCGGGGGCGGTCGCTCCGGCCGCGGTGGCGGATCGGACGGCTGGGGAGGCGGACCCGGTGGGTCCGGAGGCGGATCCGGGGTGTCCGGCCGCTCCGGCGGCGGGTCCGACCCCGGCTGGGGGTGCGGCGGCGGGGGCGGGGGCCGCTCCGGCGGGGGCGGGTGCGACGGGTGCGACTGCAACCTGTCGCTGCTCGCGCTGACCCGCCTGTCCACCCTGCTCCTGCTGGCCGCAGCGGTCCTGCCCGACGTCGGCGGCGGTGCACCGGTCCGCGGCCTGATCCGGTTCTACCGGCGCCGGCTCACCCGCTTCACCCCGCGCTGCCCGTCGACGCCGAGCTGCAGCGCCTACGCGCTGACCGCCGTCGAGGAGCGGGGCGTGCGCCGCGGGCTGGTGCTGGCGGCGCGGCGCATCCGGGAGTGCGGCGCGTCGGGGAGTGCGGCCGGTAGGGGTCAGTAG